From a single Brassica napus cultivar Da-Ae chromosome C9, Da-Ae, whole genome shotgun sequence genomic region:
- the LOC111200825 gene encoding uncharacterized protein LOC111200825: MLSSRALNAASRSSLSRPLLAKRLASSGRTADPDIHGRNDGDEPSLFPTDPEGLDDVANPKTPADEIVPDIRPPGLEKEPLKPPKNPRTTSHKIESTPVGLPADPSLQQKRK, translated from the exons ATGCTCTCTTCACGAGCTCTTAATGCAGCGTCTCGTTCGTCTCTCAGTCGTCCTCTTCTCGCCAAGAGACTAGCTTCTTCCGGTCGAACTGCTGATCCTGATATCCATGGTCGTAACGATGGAGACGAGCCTAGTCTTTTCCCAACAGACCCCGAA GGTTTGGATGATGTAGCGAATCCCAAGACTCCGGCAGATGAGATTGTACCGGACATTCGACCACCCGGTTTAGAAAAAGAACCGCTTAAGCCTCCTAAAAACCCACGAACTACTTCACACAAGATTGAGTCTACTCCGGTTGGTCTGCCTGCAGATCCCAGTCTCCAACAGAAACGAAAATAA
- the LOC125593487 gene encoding uncharacterized protein LOC125593487 → MEVKNQINGREEEIKNKMKKKRSRGMHVIGVALYMLRRRRRTKPFRNGFWRRVVESFQQLKNDKITMQPPSNITIMPPASPVKEKPPASNDDRLSEMVEVFTATSSSCSSGISGYGSAKSLRDMDCLDEDEDDDDDEDCYRDVDGGDEMIDVKAEEFIERFYEQMRMQNQAYTGRCKGKGTMTV, encoded by the coding sequence ATGGAAGTCAAAAACCAGATCAAtggtagagaagaagagatcaagaacaagatgaagaagaaaagatcaCGTGGCATGCACGTGATTGGTGTAGCTTTGTACATGCTTCGCCGTCGTAGGAGGACAAAGCCGTTTAGAAATGGGTTTTGGCGGCGAGTTGTTGAGTCCTTTCAGCAGTTGAAAAACGATAAGATTACCATGCAGCCACCGTCTAATATTACGATAATGCCACCGGCTTCTCCGGTGAAGGAGAAACCTCCAGCGAGTAATGACGATCGGCTATCAGAGATGGTAGAGGTTTTCACGGCGAcgtcttcttcttgctcttCGGGAATCTCCGGATATGGATCGGCAAAGTCGTTGCGTGATATGGACTGtcttgatgaagatgaagatgatgatgatgatgaggattgCTATCGTGACGTTGATGGAGGTGATGAGATGATTGACGTGAAAGCGGAGGAGTTTATTGAGAGATTTTACGAGCAAATGAGGATGCAAAATCAGGCTTATACAGgacgttgcaaaggcaaagggACGATGACGGTCTAG
- the LOC106365498 gene encoding xanthine dehydrogenase 1, whose protein sequence is MGSLKKEGEMEQIGDEFTEAILYVNGVRRVLPDGLAHMTLLEYLRDLGLTGTKLGCGEGGCGACTVMVSNYDRTSNKCIHYAVNACLAPLYSVEGMHVISIEGVGQRKHGLHPLQESLASSHGSQCGFCTPGFIMSMYALLRSNKNSPSEEDIEESLAGNLCRCTGYRPIVDAFRVFAKTDDALYSGLSSLSLQDGSSICPSTGKPCSCGDGRYQPISYSETDGAKYTEKELIFPPELLLRKLASLKLRGDGGMIWYRPVRLQYLLRLKAKHPEAKLVVGNTEVGIEMRLKRLQYQVLIYVGQVPELNTVNVNDSGVEIGSALRLSELLRLFKNVVKERPAHETSACKAFTEQLKWFAGTQIRNVASVGGNICTASPISDLNPPWMASRAEFKIINCYGDVRSVRARDFFSGYRKVDMESNEILLSVFIPWTRPLEYVKEFKQAHRREDDIAIVNGGMRVFLEERGQELFVSDASVAFGGVAPVTLRARNTEEFLIGKSWSKGLLQDALKVIQSDVLIDEDAPGGMVEFRKSLVLSFFFKFFLWVSHHVRDVKPTIETFPPSHMSAVQSFSRPCRAGRQDYETVKQGTAVGLPEVHLSARMQVTGEAEYTDDTPVPPNTLHAALVLSKMPHARIISIDDSESKSSRGFAGLFLAKDVPADNKIGPVVADEELFATDVVTCVGQVIGVVVADTHENAILPAILSIKEAIAAKSFHPNTEKMLKKGDVEICFQSGQCDRIIEGEVQMGSQEHFYMEPHGSLVWTSDGGNEVHMISSTQDPHRHQLYVSHVLGLPMPKVVCKTKRIGGGFGGKETRSAFIAAAASVPSYLLNRPVKLILDRDVDMMISGHRHSFVGKYKVGFTNDGKVLAYDLEIYNNGGNSLDLSQAVLEIAMFNSDNVYEIPHVRIRGNVCFTNYPSNTAFRGFGAPQGMLIIENWIQRIAAELDRSPEEIKEMNFQVEGSITHYSQCLQHCTLHQLWKELKVSCNFLKARREVDEFNSHNRWKKRGVAMVPTKFGVSFTKTFMNQAGALVHVYTDGTVLVTHGGVEMGQGLHTKVAQVAASAFNIPLSSVFVSETSTDKVPNASPTAASMSSDMYGAAVLDACEQIKARMEPLASKLSFNSFAELASACYFQRIDLSAHGFYIVPDVGFDWISGKGDPFRYYTYGAAFAEVEIDTLTGDFHTRRVDIKLDLGYSLNPAIDIGQIEGAFAQGLGWVALEEVKWGDASHKWIKPGNLLTCGPGNYKIPSINEIPFNFNVSLLKGNPNSKGIHSSKAVGEPPFFLASSVLFAIKDAVKAARAEVGLGSKWFPLDTPATPERIRMACFDEFTCPFVSSDFCPELSV, encoded by the exons ATGGGTTCACTGAAGAAGGAAGGAGAGATGGAGCAGATCGGAGACGAGTTTACGGAGGCGATACTGTACGTCAATGGCGTTCGTAGAGTGTTACCTGATGGCCTTGCTCATATGACACTTCTTGAATACCTCCGAG ATTTAGGACTGACCGGGACAAAGCTGGGGTGCGGTGAAGGTGGTTGTGGGGCTTGCACGGTGATGGTCTCTAATTATGACAGAACATCAAACAAATGCAT ACACTATGCTGTCAACGCTTGTTTAGCACCTCTGTATTCTGTAGAAGGAATGCATGTAATATCCATTGAGGGAGTTGGTCAACGCAAGCACGGCTTGCACCCACTTCAG GAGTCATTGGCATCTTCCCATGGTTCCCAATGTGGGTTTTGCACTCCCGGGTTTATCATGTCCATGTATGCCTTACTGAGGTCAAATAAAAACTCACCTTCTGAAGAGGACATCGAAGAGTCTCTTGCAGGAAACTTATGCCGCTGTACTGGTTACAGACCCATTGTTGATGCCTTCCGTGTTTTCGCAAAAACTGACGACGCCTTATACAGTGGTTTATCTTCGCTTAGCCTCCAAGACGGTTCAAGTATTTGCCCATCTACTGGCAAACCTTGTTCATGTGGTGACGGTAGATACCAGCCCATCTCTTATAGTGAGACAGATGGGGCTAAGTATACGGAGAAGGAGCTTATCTTCCCTCCTGAACTTTTACTGAGGAAGTTAGCTTCCTTGAAGTTGAGAGGAGATGGAGGGATGATATGGTACAGACCCGTGAGACTTCAGTACTTGCTCCGTCTCAAGGCAAAACATCCTGAAGCAAAGCTAGTGGTAGGTAACACAGAGGTGGGAATCGAAATGAGGCTGAAGAGGTTACAGTATCAGGTGCTGATATATGTTGGTCAAGTCCCAGAACTCAACACAGTGAATGTTAATGATAGTGGGGTAGAGATTGGTTCTGCTTTGAGACTCTCGGAGCTTCTGAGACTATTCAAGAACGTTGTAAAGGAGCGTCCTGCACATGAGACATCAGCTTGCAAGGCTTTTACTGAGCAGCTGAAGTGGTTTGCTGGGACACAGATAAGAAACGTTGCTTCCGTTGGTGGGAACATATGTACAGCTAGTCCTATATCTGATCTAAACCCTCCTTGGATGGCTTCAAGAGCAGAGTTCAAGATAATCAACTGCTACGGAGACGTTAGGTCGGTACGTGCAAGAGATTTCTTCAGTGGCTACCGTAAAGTGGATATGGAGAGCAACGAGATCTTGTTGTCAGTGTTCATACCGTGGACGAGGCCTTTGGAGTATGTGAAAGAGTTTAAACAGGCCCACCGTAGAGAGGATGATATAGCTATCGTCAACGGTGGAATGCGTGTGTTTCTAGAAGAGAGAGGTCAAGAACTGTTCGTTTCTGACGCATCTGTTGCTTTTGGTGGTGTGGCTCCGGTTACTTTGCGTGCAAGAAATACTGAGGAGTTTCTAATTGGAAAGAGTTGGAGCAAAGGTCTTCTTCAAGATGCGTTGAAGGTTATACAAAGTGATGTGTTGATTGATGAAGACGCTCCTGGTGGTATGGTGGAGTTTCGGAAGTCTCTAGTCCTAAGCTTCTTCTTTAAGTTCTTCTTATGGGTTTCTCATCATGTACGCGATGTAAAGCCAACTATAGAGACCTTCCCACCCTCTCATATGTCAGCTGTGCAGTCTTTTTCTCGGCCATGTAGAGCTGGAAGACAAGACTATGAGACAGTAAAGCAGGGAACAGCTGTTGGCTTGCCGGAAGTCCATCTTTCAGCAAGAATGCAG GTCACAGGGGAAGCAGAATATACTGATGATACTCCAGTGCCTCCTAATACCTTGCATGCTGCTTTAGTGCTAAGCAAAATGCCACATGCTCGCATAATTTCTATTGATGATTCAGAATCCAAATCTTCACGTGGTTTTGCTGGTCTGTTTCTTGCCAAAGACGTTCCAGCAGATAATAAGATTGGACCTGTGGTAGCTGATGAAGAATTATTTGCTACAGATGTGGTCACATGTGTGGGACAA GTCATTGGTGTGGTTGTTGCGGATACACATGAAAATGCTATATTACCAGCAATATTATCAATCAAGGAGGCTATTGCTGCTAAAAGTTTCCACCCAAACACAGAGAAAATGCTAAAGAAAGGAGATGTAGAGATATGCTTTCAGTCAGGTCAGTGCGATAGGATAATAGAAGGAGAGGTTCAAATGGGCAGCCAGGAACACTTTTACATGGAGCCTCATGGTAGTTTGGTTTGGACAAGTGATGGAGGCAACGAAGTTCATATGATCTCATCCACTCAA GATCCTCATAGGCACCAGCTATATGTTTCTCATGTTCTTGGTCTTCCAATGCCTAAAGTGGTATGCAAAACCAAAAGAATTGGTGGTGGCTTTGGTGGCAAGGAAACGAGATCAGCCTTCATAGCTGCTGCTGCTTCTGTTCCTTCCTACCTATTGAACCGACCAGTGAAACTCATACTGGACAGAGATGTGGACATGATGATATCTGGTCACCGTCATAGTTTTGTTGGAAAGTACAAG GTTGGGTTTACAAATGATGGGAAAGTATTGGCGTATGACCTTGAAATCTACAACAATGGTGGGAACTCTTTGGATCTTTCCCAAGCTGTTCTTGAGATTGCAATGTTTAACTCTGATAATGTCTATGAGATCCCACATGTGAGGATCAGAGGGAACGTTTGCTTTACTAACTATCCTAGCAACACTGCTTTCCGAGGCTTTGGAGCTCCACAAGGCATGCTTATAATTGAAAACTGGATTCAGAGAATTGCAGCTGAACTTGATAGAAGCCCTGAAGAAATCAAA GAGATGAACTTTCAAGTGGAAGGCTCTATCACACATTACTCTCAGTGTCTTCAGCATTGCACATTGCATCAGCTCTGGAAGGAGCTGAAAGTGTCTTGCAACTTTCTAAAGGCTCGTAGAGAAGTTGATGAGTTTAATAGCCATAACCGGTGGAAAAAGCGTGGTGTGGCTATGGTTCCCACAAAGTTTGGCGTATCATTTACTAAAACGTTCATGAACCAG GCAGGTGCTCTTGTGCATGTGTACACAGACGGTACTGTTTTGGTGACACATGGAGGTGTAGAGATGGGTCAAGGATTGCATACAAAAGTTGCTCAAGTTGCTGCGTCTGCCTTTAACATTCCCCTTAGTTCCGTTTTTGTATCAGAGACAAGCACCGACAAG GTTCCAAATGCGTCACCAACCGCTGCTTCTATGAGCTCTGACATGTACGGTGCTGCGGTTTTGGACGCTTGTGAGCAGATTAAAGCACGAATGGAGCCTCTTGCCTCTAAGCTCAGTTTCAACTCTTTTGCTGAG CTGGCAAGTGCATGTTATTTTCAACGAATAGACCTCTCTGCTCATGGCTTTTACATTGTTCCCGATGTTGGCTTTGACTGGATCTCTGGTAAAGGAGACCCGTTCAGATATTACACCTATGGAGCTGCGTTTGCGGAAGTTGAGATCGATACATTAACCGGTGACTTTCACACAAGAAGAGTCGATATAAAGTTGGACCTCGGATATTCTCTTAACCCAGCCATAGATATTGGACAA ATAGAAGGAGCATTCGCACAAGGGTTAGGATGGGTAGCTCTAGAAGAAGTGAAATGGGGAGATGCATCTCATAAATGGATTAAACCGGGGAATCTACTCACTTGTGGACCTGGAAACTACAAGATACCTTCCATTAACGAAATTCCATTCAACTTCAATGTTTCTCTTCTCAAG gGGAATCCAAACTCAAAGGGGATACATTCGTCCAAAGCGGTTGGCGAGCCTCCGTTTTTCCTGGCATCATCGGTTTTATTTGCGATTAAAGATGCAGTCAAAGCGGCTCGAGCCGAGGTGGGTCTTGGCAGCAAATGGTTCCCTCTGGACACTCCTGCTACTCCAGAACGTATCAGGATGGCTTGTTTCGATGAGTTTACTTGTCCGTTTGTGAGTTCAGATTTCTGTCCTGAGCTTAGTGTTTGA
- the LOC106345290 gene encoding uncharacterized protein LOC106345290, translated as MISDNYFNCYLVTPPKLNASLYYFKRMPLRLIGSNIALKFDPTLRFTHLSSSPISSITNYQMESEGLSFPLIHEHPMKPWNDLRKGDCCGRFVSVSDGYYCINCDFFVHKKCGDNLSEFIVHPSHPNHTLRIRSKKGFCICRLCGRETWNTFYRCKVCDFKVDLDCAKHPPPLVIENFKTHSHKLTFLKELTEFYCCAKCGKAGDGFTYKCEECDVAFHVDCVWHPTGELNYSPEVSHSYHSLHPLKLLTGPPPDYSDGKCRLCENEVDEELFYHCSSCNFTLDMRCVLNPPPQSLVDLNVHDHQITLLPRLFSFSCNACGLKGDRSPYMCVQCDFMIHQDCLGLPRVININRHDHRVSRTSVLGVVNSVCGVCRKKVDWTCGGFSCQRCPGYVVHSKCATREDVWNGKELEGVPEEEEDTEPYVVLDDNTIHHFSHEEHNLRRIHGNGVLYEDNKWCSACTHPIGLQSFYDCMDCDFSLHHKCAECPKKKWHVLHNEQLTLVTNKELRVFSCDACNRTSNGFMYKDGDKKLDVLCGSISEPFVHPSHPEHPLYYIPTGELCDGCSNIERRMLRCVEGDCEYVLGFKCATLPQVVKHRIDDHPLSLCYGEKKASGKYWCDICEERTYPNNWFYTCKDQRASLHTECVLGDFEGLMPRSVAKLWGESYEVELNNSVTRPFCSRCKSRCMYPIKLKLLGTSGTYACSYFCSS; from the coding sequence ATGATAAGTGATAactattttaattgttatttagTGACACCACCAAAACTAAATGCAagtctatattattttaaaagaatgcCTTTGAGACTGATCGGATCTAACATAGCTTTGAAGTTTGATCCAACTTTGAGATTTacccatctttcttcttccccTATCTCTTCTATTACTAACTACCAAATGGAGTCTGAGGGACTGTCGTTTCCATTAATccacgagcatcctatgaaGCCCTGGAATGATTTGAGGAAAGGTGATTGTTGTGGACGCTTCGTATCTGTGAGTGATGGATACTATTGTATAAACTGTGATTTTTTCGTGCACAAGAAATGTGGCGACAATCTCTCTGAATTCATCGTCCACCCATCTCACCCCAATCACACTCTCCGGATTCGATCTAAGAAAGGTTTTTGTATATGTCGTTTATGTGGAAGGGAAACTTGGAATACATTCTATCGTTGCAAGGTGTGTGACTTCAAAGTGGATCTAGACTGTGCCAAGCACCCACCACCACTAGTTATTGAAAATTTCAAGACGCACAGCCACAAGCTTACATTTCTCAAGGAATTGACCGAGTTCTACTGTTGTGCTAAATGCGGGAAAGCTGGTGATGGATTTACTTACAAATGTGAAGAATGTGATGTCGCCTTCCATGTTGATTGTGTATGGCACCCAACAGGAGAGCTAAATTACTCGCCAGAGGTAAGCCATTCTTACCACTCCTTGCATCCTCTTAAACTCCTCACGGGTCCACCACCAGACTATTCTGATGGTAAATGCCGTCTTTGCGAAAATGAGGTTGATGAAGAATTGTTTTATCATTGTTCTTCTTGTAACTTCACCTTGGATATGCGCTGTGTTCTGAATCCACCACCACAATCTCTTGTTGATTTGAATGTTCATGATCACCAAATCACCCTCCTTCCAagactcttttctttttcatgtaATGCTTGTGGGCTGAAAGGAGACCGAAGCCCCTACATGTGTGTTCAATGTGATTTCATGATCCATCAAGACTGTCTTGGTCTTCCACGTGTTATTAACATCAATCGGCATGATCACCGTGTTTCTCGTACTTCGGTTCTTGGTGTTGTGAATTCTGTGTGCGGAGTTTGTCGCAAGAAGGTGGATTGGACTTGTGGTGGGTTTTCTTGTCAAAGGTGTCCTGGCTATGTCGTTCATTCTAAATGTGCTACTAGAGAGGATGTGTGGAACGGAAAAGAACTCGAAGGAgtacctgaagaagaagaagatacagaACCATATGTGGTGTTAGATGACAACACAATACATCATTTCAGCCATGAAGAGCATAACCTAAGACGAATCCATGGGAATGGTGTTCTCTATGAGGATAACAAGTGGTGTAGTGCATGCACCCATCCCATCGGTCTCCAATCCTTTTATGACTGTATGGATTGTGATTTTTCTCTCCATCATAAATGTGCTGAATGTCCTAAAAAGAAATGGCATGTGCTACACAATGAACAGCTTACTTTAGTTACGAACAAGGAGCTACGTGTCTTCAGTTGTGATGCTTGCAATCGAACGTCCAATGGTTTCATGTACAAGGATGGTGATAAGAAGTTAGATGTCTTGTGCGGTTCAATTTCGGAGCCATTTGTCCATCCAAGTCATCCCGAACATCCCTTATATTACATTCCAACAGGAGAACTATGCGATGGTTGCAGCAACATAGAACGTCGGATGCTTAGGTGCGTTGAAGGTGATTGTGAATATGTATTGGGTTTCAAATGTGCCACTCTACCACAAGTGGTAAAGCACAGAATAGATGATCATCCTCTCTCACTATGCTATGGCGAGAAAAAGGCAAGTGGTAAATACTGGTGTGACATTTGTGAGGAAAGAACCTATCCAAATAACTGGTTCTACACGTGTAAAGATCAGCGGGCTAGTTTGCATACAGAATGTGTGCTCGGAGACTTTGAAGGGCTCATGCCAAGAAGCGTAGCAAAGTTGTGGGGCGAATCATATGAGGTGGAGCTCAATAATAGTGTAACTCGCCCATTTTGCAGCAGGTGTAAGTCTCGTTGCATGTACCCTATCAAACTCAAGTTGCTTGGAACCTCAGGAACATACGCTTGCTCTTATTTTTGCTCATCTTAA